The Actinomycetota bacterium genomic sequence AGCGATATCTCCCGGCCGCCCTTGCGGACTCGACGCGATGCCTGATTTACCTCCAGGCCTCCGTCGGCCATCCAGCGTTCGCCTGCGGCCTCCGTGCGGCCGGTCAGCCGGTCGTAACGAGCGAGTTGGCTCCGCACGCGGGCGACGAGTTCGGCGGGGCTGAAGGGCTTCGTGACGTAGTCGTCCGCGCCGAGCCCGAGTCCGCGTATCTTGTCGCCGTCCTCGCGCAAGGCGGTGAGCATCAGTACGGGGATTTCGCGCTCGGCGCGGATGGACCGGCAGACCTCGAAGCCGTCCATGAGGGGCAGCATGACGTCGAGGAGCGCGAGATCGAAGGCGCCCGAAAGAGCCGCCGCGAGACCCGACACGCCGTCCGCTCGCGTTTCCGACTCGAATCCGCCCGCAGCCAGGTAATCGGCGACGAGCTGCGAGAGCTGCGGCTCGTCCTCGACGATCAATATCCGCTTAGGCATCTAGCCTGGCCTCGCGGAATTCCAGGCATATCTCGAGCCCTCGAAACGCCGCCCCCGAGGCGGGCCGCGACGCGCGCGCGTCACCGCCTTGGGCCTCCATGATTCGCTTAACTATGGCGAGTCCAAGCCCCGATCCGCCGCGGCCGCGGGCGCGATCGCAGCGGAAGAAGGGCTCGAAGAGCCTCGGCAAATCCTCATCGGGAACGCCCTCGCCATCGTCCGATATCGAAAGCTCGACGATGCCGCCTATCGCCCGA encodes the following:
- a CDS encoding response regulator transcription factor, with translation MPKRILIVEDEPQLSQLVADYLAAGGFESETRADGVSGLAAALSGAFDLALLDVMLPLMDGFEVCRSIRAEREIPVLMLTALREDGDKIRGLGLGADDYVTKPFSPAELVARVRSQLARYDRLTGRTEAAGERWMADGGLEVNQASRRVRKGGREISLTVKEFDLLLLLMRNPDRVFGKDDIYERLWGGERFGDISTVTVHVRHLREKIEDLPSEPRRIETVWGMGYRWKAGR